gttatatttatttttaatgtatgaaACTTGAAACTGAACActtagagaaaaaaagaaaacaaactctTCCGGTCCCTTCTCTCTCTTAGTCACATTCATTCCCTCTCTCTATCTCTATCTATCTCCCAGCTTCTACAAATAACAAGTAACCTTTTTCACTTACTTTTCCTTCAAACCACCATCCCCAAAAAACTCTGaatcctttctctttctcttcatttttttattatctgacTAGTAGTGACAAGTAGTCCCTGGAAAATTAATTACTCGATCTCTCAGTCTctcaactttaatttttttccctatGGCAGTGTTCTTTCAACCCTAGTGGGGATCCTACTAAAAAGCCTACTATTGCCTTACCAACACAAATCATAAGTCACTCATGATATAATCAAAGCCCTTAATAAAACCCTTCCTTTTCAcctctttcaattcattccttTCCATTCCCCCCTTCATCAATTCTTTGCTTTTCTGAACTCGTGTTTTTCCACATCACATCCCCAATTAAACTCTCAAGTACTCTCACCCCTTCTAGCTATTAATAATTTCATTACCTTTTGTATATTTCACCCCCTGAAAAACAAACCTATTAGCTAGATCTTCTATTCTCCATGTTCACTAATTCACAAACGGTAATGCAAACCTTACTATCATCACCTTCGGCGGAGCCAGACCTCTCCTTAAACATAAGCCCTCCCTCTATTTCAGATTCCGAAGCAGCCAAAGATGTTGTTGGAAGCTTTGGAAAAGTGCTTTACAGTGATATTTGTTCAACTTCTGATTCGGGTAGTAGTGGAGGAAGTGATTTGAGCCACGAGTTCCACAACCttggtcatcatcatcatcgtgaGCCCACATTGAAGTTAGGCTTTGGAACCGTGGATTTGAATCCGCATCATCATCAAGTACAAGGTGTTCCAAGAAGCTtcaatcaccaccaccacctccttcAACCTCACATCTATGGCCGCGATTTCAAACGAAGCGCAAGAGTAGTTAATGGGGTCAAAAGAAGCGTTAGAGCTCCTAGGATGAGATGGACCACAACCCTCCATGCCCATTTTGTTCACGCGGTTCAACTTCTTGGTGGCCATGAAAGTAAATTCATTACTAAAGTTCATGTTTGATGATTAAGTTAAATCCGTCGCTAAAATTTAATGACGCCAGAATTAGTAAGGAAAAATCATCACTAAATTTGGTTGCTAATCCATTGATTCTTAGTggtgataaaagaaaaatcgtttttttcttctcttttctgtaactattttgaaaaaacttttgatGGTTGAACATGGTCTAATATTACATGCTAATGGTGCTATGTATGAGTAGTTTGATGGTTTCTTTATTATTGTATGCAAAAGCTAGATGCTTTTGAGATAAAAGCATAACATTTAGGTTACGTCTAATCTTGAGTTTGTCTTGTCACACTTGCAGGAGCAACTCCGAAGTCTGTGTTAGAGTTAATGAATGTTAAGGATCTAACCCTAGCACACGTCAAGAGTCACTTGCAGGTGGGGTTGTACTCACTATTCATTTtccaatatctctctctttctccattacatttctctttctctccataGTCTTTGAGCTTAATGAGTGAAGTTcccttgtttcttcttctttcaattaatttctGACTAGACAGAaccaaagagagagaaaaggagtATAGTTAGTCCTTATAGCTAGGTTGCCTCTAGTAGTGGGGAAGGTAGAACCAAGGACCAGGGACAAAAGGGGTATCTAGAAATTAATGTAATGTAATAATCTTGGAAAATGTTTGATGAACGCTCCAAATGCTATCTTACACctagatagaaaataaaaatagaga
This region of Glycine soja cultivar W05 chromosome 17, ASM419377v2, whole genome shotgun sequence genomic DNA includes:
- the LOC114392337 gene encoding probable transcription factor KAN4, with the protein product MFTNSQTVMQTLLSSPSAEPDLSLNISPPSISDSEAAKDVVGSFGKVLYSDICSTSDSGSSGGSDLSHEFHNLGHHHHREPTLKLGFGTVDLNPHHHQVQGVPRSFNHHHHLLQPHIYGRDFKRSARVVNGVKRSVRAPRMRWTTTLHAHFVHAVQLLGGHERATPKSVLELMNVKDLTLAHVKSHLQMYRTVKSTDKGISTAGHGQTDIGLNPRLGINVHLHAPSPICDTPNLPDPIQNSHRTPWQSSIETKTDNSRQEEPEIGLTYSHLKGNNNNETMVDGHNNSGGLDSSPLSRSSEAMLDLEFTLGRPNWQKDHPESSRELTLLKC